In Sciurus carolinensis chromosome 16, mSciCar1.2, whole genome shotgun sequence, the genomic window CCCTTTTCAGGGTCTTTACACACTTATCTTACTTGACTTTCATAATGGCACCACAaggtttatcattttttatttactttctccttcattttataGGTAAAGAAAACAGAGGCTTAGAAAGGTCCAGGGTCACACCACTAGCTTTCTTTATTTACAACCTACCTAATTCCAAAATGGAATTTCGGATGAGTTCACGTGATTTCAGCTAGGTCCTGAGCCTTGAATTTCAGACAAATCTATTCTACATACTGGCCATTACAAAATGAATCAGGTTCCCAGAAGGCAGGTAGACTTGCACCTACAGATGGAGAAGAGGTTTGATTTCTTGGGCGTCTTACTAAGGAACTCAGTTTTCTCCTCAAGTCTTAGACCAATACTAAGGAGCCAAGATGCAAGGGTATCTCTTGCCAACTTGGTTCTGTAACCAAATTCCCataatggaattaatttttaaagaagttctcTTTTAAAGATAAAGTATTGTCCCTCcctattcaacattttaaaatgaaagagcacattctttcttttgaaacCCAGGGAAAACAAATAAACCCTCTTGCTTCATTTGCTTCTAGTTAACTCACTTTCATCACTGATTTTACAAGTCCCTTAGCTAAACAATAAAGTTATAGATTCTGCTAACTTTACTGTAAATAACACTTATGATGTGTGATCACCTTGGTAACAattatttaagttgttttttgGGGATTTGGATAGCCTGGACTAGCTCAAACCAGTTTAAGCCATCCACCCCTTCACTTAGGCCTGCACAGGTGTCTGATGGGTGACCTTTTGATATCAGAGAGTCAAAAACTCCACCCACAGATCATGCCACCGCTGATATTTTCAGAACATGTGTCCCGTGAAGAGCCATGAAGTTGGATTGCACATGTGCAGACCACTGATTACTTCACCTTTCCTTACCTTCAATTGACCTTCCCTGTGCCTCAGACCACCCTGTTTTTCCCTTAAACACCCCTAAGCCCTATTCTCAACAAGGCAGATTTGTGGCTTGTCTCCTGTCACCACACAGTTAGTTCCTCTTGAATAAATACTCTTCTTGTGAAACTTGTCGCTTCTATGCAGTAGGCAAAATGGACTGGTTCAGTAACAGAATGCTCTTCCTATTTCTTCCTGTACCCCTACTTATTATTCTCTCAGAATTCAAGATTTCTGCCTGTTGGCCATAATTCCTGTCTAAAGCTTAGTGGTGATAGTCCCAGAGTGCCCAATAAGGATGAGACACAGATTCAGGAGCTCTTGGGATGGAATACATTTTATTGGAGTTATTGAACCAGAAAGGAGTTATTGTAGAATGGGAATCAAATCCCACCCTAATCCCCTCTTCCAGTGGGGGTCCTCAGTCCTGAGTCTTGAATAGAATGGTCACTGGGCATCAGGAATTGCACTCCTTAGTCCTTTCAACTGGAAAGAGAAGAGTTGTGGTCAGTTTGAGGACCCCAGGTACTGGAGTCCCCGTGAGGAAGCAAATATAGAATGGGGCACTGATGGAAATGAATTTCTGGCCCAGTGGAAGTTTCCATTCTCCTCTGAATCTAACAGCTAAGATTTCCCTTAGCTTTGGTGGGAAAAATGGTTTATCTTCCCTTCACTGCCGCCACTCTCCCTTCCAggtcctctgcttcctccctcaCCCTAACCTCTTTTCCTCCTAATGGATACCCCTCTTACCTTAGGAAAGGCATCCCAGTTGAGAAAAGGAAGTGACTTCTTGAAGgcctaaaagaagaaagaagaatgaggatACAGGGATCAGTAAGCACTCAGCTTCCTGAAGTGGCCTGGATGCTGTTGTTTTATAATTACAGTTAGAGGCAATATTCCCAGAGGCCTTAATCTGTGTCTGCCTTGTACCAACTGCTCTGCAGGCATGATTGCATTTTGGCTTCACAGCAGTTTTTTGAGGTAGGTAGTGTTATCATCCCATAtcccagaagaagaaactgaagctcagggaACTGAAGACATTTGCATGAGGTCACATTGAGATGAAATTCTAGATCAAACTCTGTCACTGACCTCCATAGAGGATGAGGGGATTCAAATAAAATCTTGAGGGTCAAGATTTTTGAAACACTCTATGGCTCTGTCCCCCAGTCGCCATCTTAGAAAATAGAGTGTAACCATGACAGCCTTCTGGGGAAACCTTGGTTGATGTGTGCAGCACCCAGGCAAGGCATTTGCTTTCTCTTAGAACTCAGGGACAAACCAAAAGGGCTAAAACTAGAATGAGAGGCCACTGCCTTGGAAAGGTGGCAAACAATCAAGGAGAATGAGGGGCACCAAGCATTTACCTCAGCAATGGCGTGCCAGTTCAGGAATTCATCAGCCTTAAAAGCCTGTAAGGAGAGAGGTCAGAAGCAGATGAGTTCCAGGGGAGGACAGAGCTTGCCCTTTGAAAAAGGCGAAGGGACCCAGGCATCTTTGTGAGCTATTTATCTCTTCTGTAATTTGGGTATTCATGGGGTAATACTAAGGGAGTCACACTTACAGATCGCAACTTGTCAATGTTCAGGAACTGAGGGCTAACAGCCTAGGCAAATAAAAGCAAACTGTTAAGAAGGTTGCTGAGAGCACAAAGGTAGGGGACACACTCATGGCTGGAGGGTATGGGAAAACAGATTGTTTACCTCAGATCCTGGTGCATAATTACCAATGGTAGTGTCTTcctggaagaagaaagggagaaaaagaggcaAATGAGCACATGATAGCAGGTGTCTCTGCCATATCCCTCTCTACCAACCATTCCCAGAGAGGCTGTAGCCCATTCTACACCACAGGGCCTCAGAGTGTTAACCCACTCGACAGTGATGTTCCAGTGGTGCACGTGGTTGGCAGAGGTGCAAGGTAAGGAAGGAGGCATTGGAGAATGGCAGGTGTAAGGAAGTTCATTCATACAGACAGCAGGTGGAGAGGGTGGAGAAAATAGGACTTCTTCCAAGAAAACTAGCTGGGATTGTTCTGCAGTTGACTTAATTCCAAGAGTAGTTGATTTGGGGTGTTCTGGAAACGCCCATGCTTAGCACATTAGATCTGGGTGGGGAAGATTAGCATGCATTTGGGAGCCAAGCTACTGAGGTGAGCTACCTGCCTTTAATTGATTGAGATTGGTTTGCTTTGTGATTTTATTGCCACCAACACTAGAGTCTCCATTTCCCTCCTTCATTTGGTACCCAGTCTTCAGGGTAATCCCGTCTTGTcaacttctttattctttcctccccACCTTGGAGGTCACAAACACACAGCCCCCAGGATAGATCCAGTTGCTTAATATCATAGTGGTTTGGTATGTTTGTTGTTTAGtttgatttaaatgtttttaataaggaagaatttgtaaataaattcatatttccaGTCTctcctgaaaaatttaaaattccgaCTGTACTAGGCCCATTTCCCACCAAGCAGTGGTCGGATGGAATCAAGACTGCCCCCTTTTAGATTGGGCAAGTCTGTTCCTCTTCATCTGAGACCCCAACAGTGCTCTGATCACTCTGATCACCCTTGCTCACTGACTACTTGCTTGAATTTTTAGCAGTTGACTCTGGACCCCTACTCTAGACTTTTAAATCCAGAAGGGACATCCTTCCCCCACTTTGGGATAAGATAGGGGTTGAGGGGCCCCAGGATTCCTCACTGGTTGGGCACAGGATCATAAGTGACTGCATCATAAAGTAGTGGGAAGCCTCCAGTCACTTGAAAGCTATTCAGATTAGGAACAAAGGAAGCAAAGATTAGACTGAACCAAGATAAGTCACCTCAGTCCCCATCTCCCTGATTTTGTATGCTAGCCTCCACCCCACACTTCACCATCCCTTCCAGAAATGTAAGAATCTCTGTCCCTAAGTGTCTTCCCAGGAGCCCTAGCTTGTCTCTCAGCTCCTGACAGTATCCCAAAATAAGAGCCATTTATCCAGCAGTGAAGAGAAGGTAAAGAAACTGAGAGATAGGCAGGTAGTAGgtagaataaaatcaaaagcagGTGATGTGCTCACCTCAGGACTCCCCAGGGAAGCCCCCTGGGTGGAGTGGAGCgccagaagagagagaagagccaCAGCTGGAAGAACTGGGATCTTCATGGTGTCAATTTTGGGGTGCTCTGAGGCGGGGCCTCACCACTTGCTCTTTATATTCCCAAGAAGGTGGATATAGGCTGAAGTGGGGTCCCCACCCCACTGACTCACCCCCAGATCATGTCACCCAcccctggggctctgggagggggAGGCATGGACTGTTCCCCATTTGCCTTTGATTTCTCAATTCACATTGTGCCCCAGGCACTTGGAAGGTGCGACTGCAATGGGTCTCTTCATGCGAATGGGGATGTATGGAGACAGGTTGGACCTGTCCCTCAGATGGATTGGCAGTGGCATCCAAGCAAGCTCTCCTTttgtctttgtctcttttctttatatcacTCATTCCTCTCCTATTTCAGTCTCTTTTTCCACCCTACCAAATCTTTCTCAAGTTCTTAGACAGCTATTGAAGGCCTTCCATGCTCAGGTCTGcctttctgctttttctcttttatctctgCTGACTTACCCCACATCTGGTATACCGGACTCCTTACCAAATAtgccccctcttcttcctccaggcTCTGGCCATGCTGTTTCTTATTCCTAAAATGCCCTCTCATCTCCAGTTTTCAGAACCCAACATGTGCCTTGGATGAAGTTGCTTTGATTTGTCCCACCATCCCGttaccccacacacacaccttcacCCTCTCAAAATGATCTGTCAATTCATTTGTATCTCTCTGGATTGTACctggagtaaattatattcttCTCTTGTTTCCTTCTTAGAATACTAAGTTCCTTAGAGTCAGGAACTGTATTTTAGTCACCTTCCTATCCCCCTAGCACCATGCCTTACACAGAATACAAGTGGAATCAACATTTGTTACACTAGGTATGCTAGAATTGTCACTTAAGCATCCTTCTGCCAAGCTCTCCACTTCTCTCTCTTGCGCCTGGATCCCTGCCATTATCCAGCCACCCATCTTTTACTCTTGGATCTTCAGGGAGATGACCGCCTTGACCTGCGAAGGCAAGGGGGATGGGTAAACCCAAAGGAAGCAAAACAAGCCTTAGAGATGGAATCTAGATATTCTGAACTTTGAGTGCCTACTCCATTTCATTGAGCTTATCCATCTCATTGAGCTCACCCCACCCCTTGCTTGGGATTTGGATCACCTCAAAATGACAAAACAGCCTAGTGAAGCAACCTCCACAATGAGGTTCAGGTGGCCCAACCAGTTCCTGCTGTAACAGGGAGTCGCTGGGACAGAGACCAGTGCTGTCAGAGCAAAGCAAGCCCTTATGTGAGGGTGGGTCTCTTTACCCCAACCTGATGCAATACACATCGATGGCAGGCCTTGGGGTAGAAGAGCTAGATGTCATTCATGAACAATCTTCATGAACCCCAGACTAGGCACTTCAGTCCCCATACTGCTTCCTTAGCCCAGCCCTAGACATCTTGCTGCCCCTCTTTAGCCTCAGGAAGCCTCCCCTGTTTGTATGGTGATATCTCCCCCTGTACAGAGCCGCCTGAGGAGACAATGGTTGGGGAGTCTAGGTGTAGATGACCATGCGGCAGTAGATGTCATGTATAGCTGGTGCTACTGGAGGGGACAAGTAAGAATGATTGAGGTGGGTGGGGTTCCTCCCAAAACGTTTTCTGGAGGACACAAGTTTTTATGTGTAATAGGCTCTTACTAATTAATTAACAGTGACTGAAGAAGCTCATTAACCACCATTCACTCAGCAGAGGGTCAACACCAGGAGTGGAAGGAATGAAGAATCAGACAAAGGAGAACAGATATTATGTAAATAAAGTGCATTTAGACATGCAAATGGAGGAATCCAATTTTAGTTCTGGCATGGAGACTCCAAAACACAGTCAATCCAAACACCATCATCTGGCTCTAGAGTCTGATCTTTTGCAACATATTGACCGCCCATTGTTTTGCTTTCCACCTAATAGCACTAATAATAATATTAGCCAATTTACAGGTTACTATGTGGCAGCCTTGTGCTAAATGAGCTTATTGAAATATAGAGATTCTATGAGGTGGGTACTGTAGTCACCCACATTCTGTAGGTGGGGGAACCACAGCAtacagaggttaaataacttagCCAAGGTCACGCAGCTAGTGTGTGGCAGGGCCAGCATTAGAACACAGGGATTCCAGAGTCTGAGCCTGAATTGGTCCTTTTCTATACTGTGGGGAGTGTCCTTAACCAGCCCATATAGCACCTTGTGGGAATTAAACCCGTGCACTCCCTGAGAGTGAGGGGCAGACAACTTTGAAGCCTCATTAGCTCCATCTGCCAGGGGTCCTTTGTGGTGTGCAGTTCCTAACATTTGTGCATTAATTTCAATGGGTTAAACTATACACTTTTAGCAGATGAACACAAAGAACTGAGAGGTTAATAGCACCTAATGTCCACACACCCCAGAATGAGCCTGCAGTGGTCTCCGTTTCCAGATGCCTCTTCTGATCTGAGCATCCTGCCACACCAAGTGTGTGTTTCAGGGTAGAGTTCCAGTCCTGGTCCTGCTGTTTAAAGATAGGTGCTTTTTGCATGATACCGCTAAACACAAGCCAACCACTTAAGGTGCTCAACCAAAGAAATTCTGTTCCTATGCTGGAAGAAAAAACTTTCATGTTGAACTTACGATTTGTTCCCATTTGGCAGTTTCCTGAGTCTCAAGCATAAAGTCTTTACATGATGTAAGTGCTGACCTTAGAATCTAGTGTGCCTTTTGCACATTCCACTCCCTCCACCATCCCCTCCCATCTACACTGTGTCAGTCTGTTTTGTTCCCCAAGTGCCCAATGTCCAGTGTTTGGGCACGTGGGGGAAGAGGGTGTTCTCAGTGGGGGAAGATCCCAGCTGTGGGTGGCAGGGGAATTCATCCAGCCTTTGGCTTCGCTTGGGATGCATTACCTAGGGTAGTGGAGTCAGGCAGAGACCGAGGTTGGTTCCGTAACACCTCATCTCCAGGTCAGGCTGATTTCCCCGTTGCCGCTCTGGGAATACCAGTAAACCCCTGTGTGTGCACAgtcctgtccccaccccacccctaatCTGCCAGAACTTGAGCGTGGGTAGGAGGTGAAACCCAGCCCTGATTGCTACATCACAGACATGAGTGTTGGGAGGGGGTTTTAAAGGAATGGCCACTGGGTCCTCAGGGCCTTAGTGAACACGTGGGTGAGAAGCCTAGAATCCCTGAAGAGAAGgggagctggggcctggggaAGTGGGAGAGGGCATGGGGCATTAGGAACTCGGGGAACCCCTGCcccatcccttcttcctcctgctgcCAGTGTTATCATCACACCCAAGAGAGAAGCCACATTGCCCAGCAGGTCTGGTTTCTTTGCCACCCACCCTGTGTGCCATGTGTTTAAACTTCTCCCTGGAAGACTGCCTGAATCGGTCCCACGTGATTCCAATCCCTCCTCCCACTTAgtaaccataaatatttattgagtggcTACTTGAGCTCTTGGTGCTGGAAAGTCCAAATGGACAAGTACCTGCCCTGTGGAGCTTATGCTccaggggaggaggcaggtcacaatctaataaaataaagaaataaacaagcaAGATAACTTCAGAGAATGACATGCTATGAAGAAAGTGGGGTGATATGATGGTGACAATGGCCCAGGAGGGGAATTTAAATGAGGcctgataaataaaaaaaggaaagtaaataaaaaataaaatagcagggggaaaaaagaatttagaCTAGAAAGCAGTTGAAGCACTGCCCTTCAGAAGATCTTATGATCCAGAGGCAGGTAGTTGATGTCCCTGAGGGCCTTTCCCAGCAGGTACCAGATGACTTTGGAGAGGGAGACCAGAGCCAAATGACAGAGCCAGGGTGAGCAGCTGGGATTTTGTTTTAAGATTAATGAAAAAGCTTGTGGAGGTTCTGAGCAGGAATCCTTCTGGCTGTCATGGGAGAACGGATTataaagacacaaaagaaaattggAACTTCAGAAGATTACTGTAAAGGCCCTGGCAGGAGAAAGAGGAGACTGCCTTTTATTGGAGGGTTCCCTCCATCAGAGGACAGTAGTGTGCTTCACGTGTGGCTTTAAATTCTAAAGGACTCCTTTCAGCCCCTTAGACCAAAAACATCCCAAGAGTCAGGAAACATCTTGGTCACCTCTGCTTCTCCCTCAGTACCTCAGAGAATGGCTTGAGGAGACCTGAGTTCTGACTGTTCCCCATTCACTGCCCACCCCCAGGAATGGTTCGTGGTGGGTGAGGATCAGTCTCCTCTCTGGGACAGCCCCACTGTGGCTGGAAGCAGGTACTGCAAGGCCCTCCCTACAGAGTGGAACAGTGGCCACAATTTAAGTGAAAGGGGCACAAAGCAAAGGAGTAATCATGATCTTTCTCCCAGACAGGTGAATTTGATCAGGTTGCCTTCCCTGAGTCAGTTTGAGTTTCTTTCATTTATCCATCAACTATTTGAGTCCCTGTGCTGTGACTGGGGCAAGAACCAAGTAAGACAGCGTTGTGCCCTTAGAGAACTTTCAATCTGGGAGGGAATCACTAGGCTGGCAGGGTGTTTTGTGTCTTCCTTGTACTTCCTGCTTCATGCAGGGATGTTCAGGGGATGCAGTGGAGGGGGCTTCTTAATCTGGGCACTTTGTAGCAGCCCAGTGTGACTCAGATTTTTAACTGCAGACTCTACAGCCCTGTCCTCAGCTTGTGATAAGCCTGGGCTCAGCCCACACCCAGTGCCTCTGTCTATTTCATTGGTACATGAATGGAGTAGAAGTTTTCTACATTCCTCCCTCTTTGTCCTGGAAAATCAGAGTGGCTGTATGATAGATAAGGTCATGACCTTGACCCTATCCCAACTGCATCCCTTTATACATGCTTGAGTGAATTCTCATGGCCTAGATACAGCCTGAAGCAGCCCTTGCTCCTATATCCTGCTTTCTCCCTGACCTCATGGAACTGGTCCTCTGATTTTGAACAACATCCAATTTCCTGTGCCTGCTTCAAATACAGTAAGCATGGTATCAGATATAGGTTgtcaaagtttttgtttttaggggctgaggttgtagcttagTAGGgcagcacttgcctcacacatttgaagtactgggtttgatgctcagcaccacataaaaataaataaataaaatgaagggttttttaaatttgttttgttttttgttttaccgATGAGGAAACAGGCATGATGTGATCAGCTAGCTGCTTTGTGTCAAGTCAGAACTAAAACCCACATCTTATCTCTCAGCCTACCATGCTTGATACCACTCTCAGCAGGAAAGCAGGCCATTTGCCCCAAAATCACTCCCATCCTCCTAGATTCAGGCCATTATGttgtattaaaaaatacaatctgAGAAAGTCTTAGGGAAAAAAgattcatgttttatttccaCAGAAAGACCCAAGAGGAGGAAGTTCCTCCTACAAAATTGTTGCAGTGATTTCATGTTACAAATGGAACAGGTGAAGAAAGCATCTGGTTTATCCCATGAGGCTGGTGGTTACAGACACCACGGTGGAGTGGGAAGAAACAAGGAACAGGTGAACCAGGTCCCCAGCCTAGAAATCGGGGATGCTGGCACCCAGCAGGGTGGCACTGGCTGGGACATCTGGAGGGCAATCCAGTCAGACTCCTTGGAGACTGGTGTTTATGAGGTCTCAGTAGTGACTGGAAGcgattttctaggaaaaaaaataaagatcaaatgaTAGCATGTGCTCACTCCTAAATCTGTTGAGACCGGATATGCCTTCATCTGGCTTCCGGGCTCCAGCAGCTTTGTTGCTGCCCTACCTGTTCCACCTTTAGTTTCCCTCACATTTTGCTCCTACCTACAACAGATTTTGTGGTTCCTCCAAGTTAATCAATAACAACTTCCCCTCTAGAGCCTCACTTCATCCCACCTATGAACCTTTACCCCTAAAAGTCTTGCCTCTCTGCAGTCCCCGGGATAGTTGCCACCCTATTGTCTGTCTGAGGCTCTGTGGTGTCCCTTCTGTTCAACCCTTCATTCCACACTCATATGTTCTCTCCAAGTGTCCTCAGTGATTTTCTTTCCACGCCCCACAATGGAGTTAGCTTCTCCTTAATCTCTTTACAGCATCCACCCAGAGGAAACCTGACTTCAGGTAGCTAGTCAGACTGAGGTTCCAGGAGCTGTCAagggcccagccctgccctggaggTGACTCTGCCCCAGCTCCGAGGAGGCAGCCTTGTGCGGCTCACTCCGACACTTACCTACCAAAACTTCACCCACTGCAGCAGGCCAGGTTGCACCCGGGAAGCCTAAAGGATGAGGAGAATGACTGACCAGACATTGCACTGTCCCTTCCACCCTCTCTGGCCTCAGGCCCCTTCTTTCTGGAGCCTGATTTTCTCAGCCCCCATACTCACCGAGGAAGAAATCGTGGCTCCTCCCTGAAAAGAGAGGATCAGAAGGGGTAGTGTGGGGCTACGGTGGCTTCTGCACTGCCTTGTCCTCCAGGCTCACCAAGGGCCCAGTGGCAGGGGCACAAGCCAGGATTATCACCAAGGACCTTCAGTCTGACTGGACATTGATCTGACTGGATCTTTTCCCACAGCAAATTTGTCATCCTAAGTACATACTTATCCATGGTAAGTACGTACATATCCAATATAGAAAACACCATATTGAATATGGCCCCTGAGTATACAATGACTATAGGAAGGGGCAGGGGCTTTATTGTCTGGAGCGACGGAGGCAAAAATCCCTGACCTATTTTTTTTGGCCAGGCTAATTAGTATCTAGCATATTCTTTTCCTGATGTTATAAGATTGCTTTCTTTGCAACTGAGCAAAACAAACTTCTcaagtatttttacttttcctcttaTATTCTTTGAGGCATGAAGTATTTGGTTTCCCACCAAGAGTTCCAGGACTAGCTTTCCTACCACCAtcccccaatacacacacacactcaaaaaagAAGTTGACAGAGAGCAAACACTACAAAGAAAAGCCACCTGTTTGTTTGTCCTGGGATGTCATTTGTTAGAGCCACATTCTGTTTCTAAAAGGATCTTCAGATTTTTCCTGGTTTTCTCTGTTGCTCAAGACTGCCTGCTTTCAGCCTCCTCATAACCGTGAGGAATACTAACCCTCCCTTCTGGCCCCCACTTCCAAACTGCTCTCAGGGCACCTGAGAAGGGAAGTGGAGGCCTGTTTTTCAAAGTGAACAGGGGGGACCCTACAGTGAatgccctcttcctctccccgTTGCAGAGACAGTCCCCATCATGGGAAATCAGGGTAGTTGCAAGTCTCACCTTAGGAGGGGTCTTGATTGAGAACTGCCCATAGGGGGGCGTAGAATGTGCCTGCTGGTAATTGTAGTTCTGTGGAAGCAAGATGGGGCAGGCGTGGGgtatggaagggaaggaaaggatgaAGGCATTTTGTTCTGTAAGAAACACCCCACTGCCCTGCCCCAAATGGATGTTTCTTAAAGCCCTGCTGTCTCCCCTCCTGTCGTGGGTTTCATAGACAGCTCCCACCACCCAGAGCCCAGGCTTCACCTCACTACCAGACTGTCCAGCCCGAAgggcctgcctcctccctccctggtacTTCTCCTAACTCCTCAAGTGTGACTTGGGAGGCGAGGTTAGGAAACCAAGGAAGAAGTGGAGACTAAATCAAGCCATCAGGGGGCAGATGTCTTGCCTTGGAAGTTACCACTGGCACCTCTTGCCTTCCTAAGCCAAACTGAGAAAACTATTGGATGGGGGAGTAACAGAATTTCAGATTGGCCAGACTCAGGACTAGGGCTGGGAGGGACCACGGGCCTTCCAGGGGAGTCTGAGGACAAAGACACCCACCTGATCAGCACCGCCAGCCCTCTTCTGGAATGTTGACATGTCTGCAtcctgggagggagaaaagaGCCGCAGCTAGCATCTGCGCGGTCCTTCAGCCTTGCTGGGCTTCCAGAGCTCATGCATCCTCCTGCCTAGCCCTGCCCTCCTCTTGGAGCCCTATCTACCCAACCACCCCTCCATTCTAAACCAGTGGCCCAAATAGATGTAGGACACAGATTTCCACACTCAGGGTTGGGGAGTGATGGTGGAGAGCCAGGTTGGGCAGTACCACCCCGACCCACACACTGGGAGCATTGGCAACTCTAGCCTGTGAATGCACCAGAATGGCAAGAATTGAACCCACATAGGCTCCTCTGGGGCAGACCAGGCCCCTCAGCCACAGCCCACCTTTTCATTACACCTTCACCGGCTGCTCCCTTGCAGGCGCTTTAATCCGCACACCAATGCTATTCTCTGCAAGGTCCTTGGGAGGACCAGCTATTATCACTGAAGCTAAGCAACTAGGTTAGCTcttagttggaaaaaaaaaaaaaaaagggtgagcAATACCAGGAAGTCCTATCAGACTTAACTCTCCACCTTATTCACACCTGACCTTGAGCCTTAACCCCA contains:
- the Krtdap gene encoding keratinocyte differentiation-associated protein; the protein is MKIPVLPAVALLSLLALHSTQGASLGSPEEDTTIGNYAPGSEAVSPQFLNIDKLRSAFKADEFLNWHAIAEAFKKSLPFLNWDAFPKLKGLRSAIPDAQ